In the genome of Verrucomicrobiia bacterium, one region contains:
- a CDS encoding sugar kinase, which produces MDIQVRDRSGSKHDILALGECMVRLAPPGHGRLEFARTLEVDVGGGEFNVAYACARLGLRGGFVSKLPDNPVAKIILNHARAVGMDVSHVLLEKFDGVGRKGRVGLNFTEVGTGVRASVTMYDRGHSSISYMKPEEMDWKKIFSEEGVRWLHTGGILSALSANSAAVVKTAAQAARAAGTIVSYDLNFRSKLWSSEQAIATTRDIVPHLDVLIGNEEDFQKVLGFEVEGTNANLSELPVEAYKRMVEKVVKTYPNIKAVCTTLREVKSGLINHWGGILWHGGKFYEARQFRDLEIEDRVGGGDGFSSGIAYGFLTGMKPQDIVDFGAAHGALLQTTRGDTSQVTLDEVMHVMKGGSARIQR; this is translated from the coding sequence ATGGACATTCAAGTTCGGGATCGGTCGGGGAGCAAACACGATATTCTGGCATTGGGCGAATGCATGGTGCGGCTCGCGCCGCCGGGCCACGGACGGCTGGAATTCGCGAGGACGCTTGAAGTGGATGTCGGCGGCGGAGAATTCAACGTGGCCTACGCCTGCGCGCGTCTGGGTTTGCGCGGCGGGTTCGTGAGCAAGCTGCCGGACAATCCGGTGGCGAAAATCATTTTGAATCATGCACGCGCGGTGGGCATGGATGTCTCGCATGTGCTTCTGGAAAAATTCGACGGCGTGGGCCGCAAGGGACGCGTGGGGCTCAATTTTACCGAAGTCGGCACGGGGGTGCGCGCGAGCGTGACGATGTATGACCGCGGGCATTCCTCGATCAGCTACATGAAGCCGGAGGAAATGGATTGGAAAAAGATTTTCTCCGAGGAAGGCGTGCGGTGGCTACACACGGGTGGAATTTTATCGGCGCTTTCGGCGAACAGCGCGGCGGTGGTGAAGACGGCGGCGCAAGCGGCGCGCGCGGCGGGAACCATCGTGAGCTATGACTTGAATTTTCGCAGCAAACTTTGGAGCAGCGAACAGGCGATTGCGACGACGCGCGATATCGTTCCGCATCTCGACGTGCTTATCGGCAATGAGGAGGATTTCCAGAAAGTTCTCGGCTTCGAGGTCGAAGGGACGAACGCGAATTTGTCGGAATTGCCGGTGGAGGCTTACAAGCGGATGGTGGAAAAAGTCGTGAAGACGTATCCGAACATCAAGGCAGTTTGCACGACGCTGCGCGAAGTGAAGAGCGGGCTCATCAATCACTGGGGCGGGATACTTTGGCATGGGGGAAAATTTTACGAGGCGCGGCAGTTTCGCGATTTGGAAATTGAGGATCGCGTCGGTGGCGGCGATGGTTTTTCCAGCGGGATAGCATATGGTTTTCTCACCGGAATGAAGCCGCAGGACATTGTGGATTTTGGCGCGGCGCATGGGGCGTTGTTGCAGACGACGCGCGGGGACACTTCGCAAGTGACGCTTGACGAAGTCATGCATGTGATGAAGGGTGGCAGCGCGCGCATTCAGCGCTGA